From a single Lewinella sp. LCG006 genomic region:
- a CDS encoding flagellar motor protein MotB gives MKGTNIIIIGLSVLSIAGIILFFTQRSKVSEARAQLASKVEQYELLEQEANHLRSTNGTLLGSMADLSVVSKTGAESIKQSLESLGDQYSFIQDLTKKVQAKDSLNLTLVMNLKRSLGNIADEDVKVEVRGGKVHISIADRLLFASGSARLSDQSQNVLNKIALVLNDHSDLDVMVEGHTDNVPIEGSCVKDNWDLSVRRATTVVRTLQEEYFLSPDRLIAAGRAEYAPIADNTTEAGRKTNRRTEIVITPQLDQFFNLLESPKLAN, from the coding sequence ATGAAAGGGACTAACATCATCATTATTGGATTATCCGTTCTTTCTATCGCGGGAATTATTCTATTCTTTACCCAAAGGAGCAAGGTGTCAGAAGCTAGGGCGCAATTAGCCAGTAAGGTAGAGCAGTATGAACTATTGGAGCAAGAAGCCAATCACCTCCGTTCTACAAATGGTACCCTCTTGGGGAGCATGGCTGATTTGTCTGTCGTTAGTAAGACTGGGGCCGAAAGCATCAAGCAGTCTTTGGAAAGCCTAGGAGATCAATACAGTTTCATCCAGGACCTTACCAAAAAGGTACAAGCCAAAGATTCGCTTAACCTCACGCTGGTTATGAATCTGAAGAGGTCATTGGGCAACATTGCCGATGAAGATGTCAAAGTTGAGGTTCGCGGAGGTAAAGTACATATCTCTATTGCTGATCGCTTGCTTTTCGCTTCAGGGAGTGCACGTCTGAGCGATCAGTCGCAAAATGTTCTCAATAAAATTGCCTTAGTGCTAAATGATCATAGTGACCTCGATGTAATGGTCGAAGGGCATACCGATAACGTGCCCATTGAGGGAAGCTGCGTGAAAGACAATTGGGATCTGTCTGTCCGTCGAGCCACAACGGTCGTTCGTACACTTCAGGAAGAATACTTCTTGTCTCCCGACCGATTAATTGCTGCTGGCCGGGCAGAATATGCTCCAATAGCGGACAATACAACAGAAGCTGGACGCAAAACCAACCGTAGAACAGAAATAGTGATTACCCCCCAATTGGATCAGTTTTTCAATCTTTTGGAATCTCCTAAACTGGCGAACTAA
- the purH gene encoding bifunctional phosphoribosylaminoimidazolecarboxamide formyltransferase/IMP cyclohydrolase, giving the protein MSAIKIRSALISVYHKDGLDEIVQELHRQGVQIYSTGGTQKFIAQLDIPVTAVEDITSYPSILDGRVKTLHPAVFGGILARREPDHLEQLKEYNLPEIDLVIVDLYPFEETVATTNEESAIIEKIDIGGISLIRAAAKNYKDVVVVPSRAEYGLFLEMLKEKEGNLDLTDRRELARRAFKISSNYDIAIFNYFNEGTTDIAFKYSIHRSDILRYGENPHQSGVFFGDFDAVFDKLNGKDISYNNLVDIDAAVQIMRELRVGDPAFAILKHTNTCGLAVRTTLKEAWDAALECDNVSAFGGIFICNTSVDLATAEAINELFYEVLIAPDFNEDALSLLKSKKNRILLKLKDYAIGSRSFRSLLNGVVEQDTDMRQETIADLDTVTAVAPTPEQVSDLLFASIAVKHLKSNAIALVKNKQLIGMGCGQPSRVDALKQAIAKAKAFGFNLDGAVMASDAFFPFPDCVEIADGEGIKAVIQPGGSIKDKDSIAYCDAHGMAMVMTGHRHFKH; this is encoded by the coding sequence ATGTCAGCTATTAAAATTCGCTCCGCACTCATTTCAGTTTACCACAAAGATGGACTCGACGAAATTGTGCAAGAGTTACACCGCCAAGGGGTACAAATTTACTCTACAGGGGGGACGCAGAAATTCATCGCTCAGCTGGACATTCCAGTTACTGCGGTAGAGGACATTACTTCCTATCCTTCGATTCTCGATGGGCGGGTGAAGACTTTGCATCCAGCAGTATTCGGGGGCATTTTGGCCCGCCGTGAGCCCGATCACCTGGAGCAGCTTAAGGAATACAATCTTCCAGAAATTGACTTGGTCATCGTCGATCTTTACCCTTTTGAAGAGACCGTAGCGACTACCAATGAAGAGTCCGCGATTATTGAGAAAATTGATATTGGTGGCATCTCGTTAATTCGGGCAGCAGCCAAGAATTACAAAGACGTAGTGGTTGTTCCTTCCAGAGCAGAATACGGCTTGTTTCTAGAGATGCTCAAAGAAAAAGAAGGCAACTTGGATTTGACCGATCGCCGTGAATTAGCGCGTCGGGCATTCAAGATCTCTTCGAATTACGATATTGCCATCTTCAACTACTTCAACGAAGGCACGACCGATATCGCCTTCAAGTACAGTATTCACCGGTCTGATATCCTCCGCTACGGCGAGAATCCTCACCAATCAGGTGTGTTCTTCGGTGATTTCGATGCCGTATTCGATAAGCTCAATGGTAAAGATATTTCCTACAACAACCTGGTAGATATCGACGCTGCTGTACAAATCATGCGGGAGCTGAGAGTCGGAGACCCGGCTTTTGCCATCCTGAAGCATACCAATACTTGTGGTCTTGCCGTGCGTACTACGCTCAAAGAGGCTTGGGATGCAGCACTGGAATGCGATAACGTCTCGGCCTTCGGAGGCATCTTTATTTGTAATACCAGCGTGGATTTGGCCACTGCCGAAGCCATCAACGAGTTGTTCTACGAAGTATTGATCGCCCCTGATTTCAATGAAGATGCTTTGTCCTTGTTGAAAAGTAAAAAGAATCGTATTCTGCTCAAATTGAAGGACTATGCGATTGGTAGTCGCTCTTTCCGTTCTTTGCTGAATGGGGTAGTTGAGCAGGACACTGATATGCGCCAGGAAACCATTGCCGACCTGGACACGGTAACGGCAGTAGCACCTACCCCGGAACAGGTAAGTGACCTTTTGTTTGCCAGTATTGCCGTCAAACACCTCAAGTCGAACGCGATTGCCTTGGTTAAAAACAAGCAGTTGATCGGTATGGGTTGTGGCCAGCCTTCCCGGGTGGATGCCCTCAAGCAAGCCATTGCTAAAGCGAAAGCTTTTGGCTTTAACCTGGACGGTGCGGTCATGGCTTCCGATGCCTTTTTCCCTTTCCCGGATTGTGTGGAAATTGCCGATGGAGAAGGTATCAAAGCGGTCATTCAACCAGGCGGATCCATCAAAGACAAAGACAGTATTGCTTATTGTGATGCACATGGGATGGCCATGGTGATGACAGGGCACCGTCATTTTAAACATTAA
- a CDS encoding transposase, with product MTATEHKEHIHKIIYRLAEQGLTQKDIALATGYTQAGISHTLAKIKSANGVENYKVGKPSGRPAKLKRHQRQELKRLLAKGAKANGFPSDGWTRMRIQSFISVRFQVDYSLPHISRLMTRLGYSLKQPQVKDTRQRSEQIAYYETEVIPELKKN from the coding sequence GTGACAGCTACTGAGCACAAAGAACATATTCACAAAATCATTTATCGCCTTGCGGAACAGGGATTAACACAAAAAGATATTGCCCTTGCGACGGGTTATACCCAGGCAGGAATAAGCCATACGCTTGCCAAAATCAAATCCGCGAATGGTGTAGAAAACTACAAAGTAGGCAAGCCTAGTGGTAGACCAGCAAAGCTTAAACGTCATCAGCGACAAGAATTGAAGAGGTTGCTAGCCAAAGGAGCTAAGGCCAATGGTTTTCCAAGCGATGGTTGGACTCGGATGAGGATTCAATCCTTTATAAGTGTTCGTTTCCAAGTAGATTATAGCCTTCCTCATATTAGTAGGTTAATGACCAGACTAGGTTACAGTCTTAAGCAGCCTCAAGTCAAAGACACTAGACAGCGTTCTGAACAAATAGCTTATTACGAAACAGAAGTAATCCCGGAGCTAAAAAAAAACTAA
- a CDS encoding fumarate reductase/succinate dehydrogenase flavoprotein subunit — MKLENKVPPGELSEKWTQYRSTMPLVAPNNKRRLDIIVVGTGLAGSAAAATFGELGYNVKAFTFHDSPRRAHSIAAQGGINAAKNYQNDGDSIYRLFYDTIKGGDYRSREANVHRLAEVSRNIIDQAVAQGVPFAREYGGLLANRSFGGVQVSRTFYARGQTGQQLLLGAYQSLSRQISLGNVELFNRHEMVDLVKIDGKARGIIARNLLTGELERHAAHAVVLCTGGYGNVFYLSTNAMMCNTSAAWRSVRRGALMANPCFTQIHPTCIPVSGEYQSKLTLMSESLRNDGRVWVPKKKEDAQAIREGKKRGDDIPEGDRDYFLERRYPAFGNLVPRDVASRAAKVACDEGLGVAPTGLAVFLDFEDAIMRYGHSKAKSNGEENASAARVRELGVEVIEEKYGNLFEMYEKITGENPYQTPMKIYPAVHYTMGGLWVDYNLETNVPGLFAAGEANFSDHGANRLGASALMQGLADGYFVLPYTIGDFLSKEIRTPHFDANAEEFKKAESEVRDRINTLLNIKGSQSVESFHRRLGKIMWDYCGMSRDAEGLNKGIKMIRELQEEFYKDVFVPGTNDEYNPELEKALRVADFLELGETMMFDALNRNESCGGHFREEYQTPEGEALRNDDEYTYVAAWAYAGRGQDPVLHKEDLVFENVELKTRSYK; from the coding sequence ATGAAACTCGAAAATAAAGTGCCACCAGGTGAGTTGAGCGAAAAATGGACCCAGTACCGCTCAACCATGCCTTTGGTTGCTCCGAATAACAAGCGTCGTCTTGACATTATTGTGGTAGGTACCGGTTTGGCCGGAAGTGCTGCTGCTGCTACTTTTGGTGAGTTGGGCTACAATGTCAAGGCCTTCACTTTCCACGACAGTCCACGTCGGGCGCACTCCATTGCGGCCCAGGGCGGCATCAACGCAGCTAAAAACTATCAGAATGACGGTGACAGTATCTACCGTTTGTTCTACGATACGATCAAGGGTGGTGATTACCGCTCACGGGAGGCCAACGTTCACCGTTTGGCCGAAGTGAGCCGTAATATCATTGACCAGGCAGTAGCTCAGGGTGTGCCTTTTGCCCGTGAATATGGTGGTTTATTGGCCAACCGTTCTTTTGGTGGGGTGCAGGTAAGCCGTACTTTTTACGCGCGTGGCCAAACCGGGCAGCAGTTGCTGTTGGGAGCTTACCAGTCACTTAGCCGCCAGATTTCTCTGGGGAATGTAGAGCTATTCAATCGCCACGAGATGGTGGATTTGGTAAAAATTGATGGCAAAGCTCGTGGTATCATTGCCCGCAACCTACTTACAGGTGAGTTGGAGCGCCATGCTGCTCACGCTGTTGTACTGTGCACCGGTGGTTACGGCAACGTTTTCTACCTGAGTACCAATGCCATGATGTGTAACACTTCTGCGGCTTGGCGTTCGGTACGGCGGGGTGCTTTAATGGCCAACCCTTGCTTTACGCAAATTCACCCAACGTGTATTCCTGTTTCCGGTGAGTACCAGTCGAAACTAACGCTGATGTCTGAATCTCTCCGGAATGACGGTCGGGTTTGGGTACCTAAAAAGAAGGAAGACGCCCAAGCTATCCGCGAAGGCAAAAAACGCGGCGATGATATTCCGGAGGGCGATCGCGATTACTTCTTGGAGCGTCGTTACCCTGCTTTTGGTAATCTGGTACCGCGTGACGTAGCGAGCCGGGCTGCAAAAGTAGCTTGTGACGAAGGTTTGGGGGTTGCGCCAACTGGGCTGGCCGTATTCCTCGATTTTGAGGATGCGATTATGCGCTATGGTCATTCCAAAGCCAAGAGCAATGGTGAAGAAAACGCCAGTGCAGCCCGTGTACGCGAGTTGGGTGTGGAAGTAATCGAAGAGAAGTACGGCAACTTGTTTGAGATGTACGAAAAGATCACAGGTGAGAATCCTTACCAGACGCCCATGAAGATTTACCCAGCGGTACACTACACTATGGGTGGACTGTGGGTAGATTACAACCTGGAGACCAATGTACCTGGGCTTTTTGCGGCTGGTGAAGCTAACTTCTCCGACCACGGTGCCAACCGCCTGGGTGCTTCTGCACTGATGCAAGGTCTAGCGGATGGCTACTTCGTGCTACCTTATACTATCGGTGACTTCCTGAGCAAGGAAATTCGTACCCCCCACTTTGACGCGAATGCGGAAGAATTCAAAAAAGCTGAAAGTGAGGTACGTGACCGGATCAATACATTGTTGAACATTAAAGGTTCCCAATCGGTAGAAAGCTTCCACCGCCGCTTAGGTAAAATCATGTGGGACTACTGTGGTATGTCTCGTGATGCGGAAGGCCTGAACAAGGGGATCAAGATGATCCGTGAATTGCAGGAAGAGTTCTACAAGGATGTCTTTGTACCTGGCACCAACGACGAATACAACCCAGAGCTGGAGAAAGCCCTACGGGTTGCTGACTTCCTGGAACTAGGCGAAACCATGATGTTTGATGCACTGAATCGCAACGAAAGCTGTGGTGGTCACTTCCGCGAAGAGTACCAAACGCCTGAAGGGGAAGCACTTCGTAACGATGATGAGTACACCTACGTAGCAGCTTGGGCTTACGCCGGACGCGGCCAAGATCCTGTGTTGCATAAAGAAGACCTCGTCTTTGAAAACGTAGAGTTAAAGACCCGATCTTATAAATAG
- a CDS encoding IS256 family transposase — translation MSKKTKKEETLSDFDFESYRQQVIAGLIQGKGLTGEDGLLKPLIANFLEGALAAELEDHIQGEKAQGLTNKRNGQLSKEVRSEAGPVEIHYSRDRNGSFEPLTVKKRQYELGLGFDNQILELYSMSNSISDIRLHLERMYGAQMSDSRISSVINSTWERVEAWRNSPLPALLVVMFIDAIYLDVRRDGQVSRIALYVVYGITVEGKREIIALIPGQGAESATEWARCLQQLKNRGLEDVLYICSDGLTGLREVIAETFPLANIQRCVVHKIRNTFKLLDEKDSRQVLRQLKEVYNAVNEAEARRKLEDFQVFWQGKYDLVVDLWLKDWDDLMRCMQLSPTLKKLIYTTNAIENLNREIRRVTKAKGAWVSERALLIQLFLALERKKNSWNKSVRTWSAIRRELTLAHGDRFTKHIS, via the coding sequence ATGTCAAAGAAAACCAAAAAAGAAGAGACTCTGTCGGATTTCGATTTTGAGTCATATCGCCAGCAAGTTATTGCGGGCCTAATTCAAGGTAAGGGATTAACAGGAGAAGACGGTCTTCTCAAGCCTTTGATTGCTAACTTTTTGGAAGGAGCTTTAGCGGCAGAACTAGAAGACCACATCCAAGGGGAAAAAGCCCAAGGTTTAACCAATAAGCGCAATGGGCAGCTATCTAAGGAAGTTCGCTCCGAGGCTGGCCCTGTTGAGATTCACTACAGCCGTGATCGTAACGGTAGTTTCGAGCCCTTGACGGTCAAGAAGCGGCAATATGAACTAGGCTTAGGTTTTGACAACCAGATTCTGGAGCTGTACTCAATGAGTAACTCAATCAGTGACATTCGGTTGCACTTAGAGCGTATGTACGGGGCTCAGATGAGCGACAGTCGTATTTCGTCTGTAATCAACAGCACTTGGGAGCGAGTAGAAGCTTGGCGAAACAGTCCCTTACCTGCGCTGTTGGTAGTGATGTTCATTGATGCGATCTATTTGGATGTACGTCGTGATGGACAGGTCAGCCGTATTGCCCTTTATGTTGTATACGGGATTACGGTGGAAGGAAAACGCGAGATCATTGCTTTGATTCCTGGTCAAGGAGCCGAAAGTGCTACAGAGTGGGCACGTTGTTTACAGCAGCTTAAAAATCGCGGTCTAGAGGATGTCCTCTACATATGCAGCGATGGTTTGACAGGTTTACGTGAAGTGATCGCCGAGACTTTTCCTTTAGCTAATATCCAGCGTTGTGTGGTTCACAAAATTCGCAATACCTTTAAGTTACTGGACGAAAAGGATAGCCGTCAGGTTTTACGTCAGCTTAAGGAAGTTTACAACGCTGTCAACGAGGCCGAAGCCCGCAGGAAATTGGAAGATTTCCAGGTTTTCTGGCAAGGCAAATACGATCTGGTTGTAGACTTGTGGCTCAAAGATTGGGATGATTTAATGAGATGTATGCAATTGAGTCCGACGCTGAAAAAGTTGATTTACACGACCAATGCCATCGAAAACCTCAACCGGGAAATTCGCCGGGTGACTAAGGCCAAAGGCGCATGGGTCAGCGAACGAGCTTTGCTTATTCAGTTGTTCTTAGCACTGGAACGTAAAAAAAACAGCTGGAATAAATCAGTAAGAACATGGAGTGCTATTCGACGTGAATTAACGCTAGCACATGGGGATCGATTTACCAAACATATTTCCTAA
- a CDS encoding type III pantothenate kinase — translation MRNLVIDIGNTRVKYGIFHQNDLVEEQLDATVRLEDISRLATNHRVQNIIYSSVAEFWPQEWTVLLEQNYRVWGLSEQTALPFVNSYATPATLGKDRLAAVAGAQYHYPGSSCLVIDAGTCVTMDLLRADATYLGGNISPGVRMRLRAMHAFTARLPLVEPAKTDQLWGTSTTTALQNGGGLGVALEIEALIARLKQQWPELKVLLTGGDASFLANSIECEIFVHSNLVLYGLHKILTYNVEHLA, via the coding sequence ATGCGCAATTTGGTCATTGACATAGGAAATACCCGCGTAAAATACGGCATCTTTCACCAGAATGATTTGGTAGAAGAACAGCTTGACGCAACGGTAAGACTGGAAGATATTTCCCGTTTGGCAACCAACCACCGGGTTCAAAATATCATCTATTCAAGCGTGGCTGAATTTTGGCCCCAGGAATGGACTGTTTTGCTGGAGCAAAATTACCGGGTTTGGGGACTTAGTGAACAAACGGCCCTGCCCTTTGTCAATAGCTACGCCACACCGGCTACCCTCGGTAAAGACCGATTAGCAGCTGTGGCGGGTGCACAGTATCATTACCCTGGCAGTAGTTGTTTGGTGATTGATGCTGGAACCTGTGTGACAATGGACTTACTTCGGGCAGATGCCACCTATTTGGGAGGCAATATCTCTCCAGGAGTAAGAATGCGACTAAGAGCAATGCACGCGTTTACCGCTCGGCTCCCATTGGTAGAACCGGCGAAAACGGATCAATTGTGGGGCACGAGCACTACGACCGCGCTACAAAATGGCGGCGGACTAGGAGTAGCGCTGGAAATAGAAGCATTGATTGCACGTTTGAAGCAGCAATGGCCAGAATTGAAAGTCTTACTAACTGGTGGAGACGCCAGTTTTTTGGCGAATAGCATAGAATGCGAGATATTTGTGCATTCAAATTTAGTCCTTTACGGGCTACACAAAATTTTAACTTATAATGTCGAACATTTGGCATAA
- a CDS encoding succinate dehydrogenase/fumarate reductase iron-sulfur subunit, with product MKLTLKIWRQPNAKAKGHFATYQMDNVTEHMSFLEMLDVLNEDLIQKKEEPVVFEHDCREGICGTCSMVINGHPHGPQYRTTTCQLHMRHFKDGETIVIEPFRASAFPVLKDLAVDRSSFDKIIQAGGYISVNTGQAQDANSIAIEKGQASLAMDAAECIGCGACVAACPNASAMLFVSAKVSHLAQLPQGEVEAARRAQRMVAVMDEEGFGMCSNVTACEAECPKGISVTNIARLNREYLSSALTSSGEA from the coding sequence ATGAAACTAACATTAAAAATATGGCGTCAACCAAACGCCAAAGCGAAAGGTCACTTTGCTACTTATCAAATGGATAACGTGACTGAGCACATGTCTTTTCTAGAAATGCTTGACGTATTGAACGAGGACCTCATTCAGAAGAAAGAGGAGCCCGTTGTTTTCGAGCACGATTGCCGGGAGGGAATCTGTGGTACGTGTAGTATGGTCATCAATGGTCATCCTCACGGTCCTCAGTACCGTACTACGACCTGCCAATTGCACATGCGGCACTTTAAGGACGGAGAAACCATTGTTATTGAACCCTTCCGCGCTTCAGCGTTTCCGGTGCTTAAAGACCTTGCCGTTGATCGTTCTTCTTTCGATAAAATCATCCAGGCTGGTGGTTACATTTCAGTCAATACGGGTCAGGCGCAGGATGCCAACTCGATCGCTATTGAGAAAGGTCAAGCTTCTCTGGCGATGGATGCAGCGGAGTGTATTGGCTGTGGAGCCTGTGTGGCTGCTTGCCCCAATGCCTCAGCGATGCTCTTCGTAAGTGCAAAAGTAAGCCACTTGGCACAGTTGCCGCAAGGTGAGGTGGAAGCAGCTCGCCGTGCTCAGCGCATGGTAGCCGTGATGGACGAAGAAGGATTTGGCATGTGTTCCAATGTTACAGCTTGCGAAGCGGAATGCCCCAAAGGCATCTCTGTCACCAATATCGCCCGTTTGAACCGGGAATACTTGAGCAGTGCGCTGACTTCTTCGGGAGAGGCGTAA
- a CDS encoding succinate dehydrogenase cytochrome b subunit, whose translation MSWFTQFLTSSIGRKLLMSLTGLFLIVFLLVHLLGNLQLLANDGGESFNIYAKFMTTNPLIKFTSYGLYFFILLHAIQGLAIWSKNRTARGSEGYAVKVTRAVNTNGTIAKSMGWLGTIILIFLLLHMYQFWLQMKMGAVDMVSYGDGEQVKDLYTLVSAAFADPLYVVIYVASMIVIAFHLWHGFQSAFQTLGINHKKYTPFIQLVGKVYSILIPLGFAIIPILMFLNK comes from the coding sequence ATGAGTTGGTTTACGCAATTCCTAACCTCTTCCATCGGGCGCAAGCTGCTGATGAGCCTTACCGGGCTTTTCCTGATTGTGTTTCTCTTGGTCCACCTACTTGGAAATCTCCAATTATTGGCAAACGATGGAGGTGAAAGCTTTAATATCTACGCCAAGTTTATGACCACCAATCCGTTGATTAAGTTCACTTCCTACGGGTTGTACTTTTTCATTTTGCTACACGCTATCCAGGGCCTTGCGATCTGGAGTAAAAACCGGACTGCCAGGGGTAGTGAGGGCTATGCCGTAAAGGTAACCCGCGCCGTAAATACCAACGGCACGATTGCTAAAAGCATGGGCTGGTTGGGTACCATTATCCTGATCTTTTTGCTTTTGCACATGTACCAGTTCTGGCTGCAGATGAAAATGGGTGCTGTTGACATGGTCAGTTACGGTGATGGCGAACAAGTTAAAGACCTCTACACGCTGGTATCGGCCGCCTTTGCGGATCCGCTCTATGTAGTGATTTATGTGGCAAGCATGATTGTTATTGCTTTTCACCTGTGGCATGGCTTCCAGAGTGCTTTTCAGACTTTAGGGATCAACCACAAGAAATATACGCCCTTTATTCAACTGGTAGGCAAGGTGTATTCCATCCTGATCCCTTTAGGGTTTGCTATTATTCCTATCCTGATGTTTCTTAACAAATAA
- a CDS encoding M20 family metallopeptidase, producing the protein MLEAIKDKAALLHKEVIDIRRHLHTYPELSFEEYETGKYIAGRLQAWGIPHQYPFSGTGVVALIEGGKGTGPVIALRADIDALPISEKNKVSYCSQNEGIMHACGHDVHSSSLLGTAKILWDLRKEFAGTIKLIFQPGEEKAPGGASIMIKDGVLKNPAPAHIFGQHVHPPLEVGKIGIRPGLYMASADELYLTVTGRGGHGALPQNTVDPIVITAQIITALQTLVSREGDPILPSVLTFGQIASTGGATNIIPNEVKLKGTFRTMDEQWRAHALRRIQEIADGIAKAMGGSAQLDLIHGYPFLHNDEALTARATEYARAYMGQENVVELPIRMTSEDFSYYSQEIPACFYRLGTGNPARGITSPVHTNTFDVDEECLLHSTGLMAWLAMRELGSKV; encoded by the coding sequence ATGTTAGAAGCGATAAAAGATAAAGCGGCACTACTACACAAAGAAGTGATTGACATTCGGCGGCACCTGCACACCTACCCAGAACTTTCCTTTGAGGAATACGAAACGGGAAAATATATTGCAGGGCGGCTTCAAGCCTGGGGCATTCCTCATCAATATCCTTTTTCGGGAACTGGTGTGGTAGCACTTATAGAAGGTGGTAAAGGTACTGGCCCCGTGATAGCATTGCGTGCAGACATTGACGCACTACCTATATCTGAAAAAAACAAGGTCAGTTATTGTTCTCAAAACGAAGGCATTATGCATGCCTGCGGGCACGATGTGCACAGTTCCAGCTTACTGGGAACCGCTAAAATCCTCTGGGATTTACGCAAGGAATTTGCCGGAACCATCAAGCTTATCTTTCAGCCGGGCGAAGAAAAAGCACCCGGTGGAGCGAGTATTATGATTAAAGACGGGGTGTTGAAAAACCCGGCTCCTGCTCACATCTTCGGGCAGCACGTGCACCCGCCGCTGGAAGTTGGCAAGATTGGTATTCGGCCTGGTTTGTACATGGCTTCTGCTGATGAACTTTACCTGACGGTCACCGGACGAGGCGGCCACGGGGCTTTACCCCAAAACACGGTCGATCCGATTGTCATTACTGCGCAGATCATTACCGCCTTGCAAACCTTGGTAAGCCGGGAAGGTGACCCTATCCTCCCCTCCGTACTCACCTTCGGGCAGATTGCCTCCACCGGAGGGGCCACCAACATCATCCCCAACGAAGTAAAACTGAAAGGCACCTTCCGCACAATGGACGAACAATGGCGAGCCCACGCGCTGCGGCGCATCCAGGAGATAGCCGATGGTATTGCCAAGGCCATGGGGGGCTCGGCGCAACTGGATCTTATTCACGGTTATCCCTTTTTACACAATGACGAAGCGCTTACCGCCCGCGCAACGGAGTATGCCCGAGCGTACATGGGCCAAGAAAATGTGGTAGAACTCCCCATCCGCATGACCAGCGAAGATTTTTCTTATTACTCTCAGGAGATTCCCGCTTGTTTTTATCGCCTAGGCACAGGGAATCCTGCGCGAGGTATCACCTCTCCTGTTCACACCAATACTTTTGATGTGGATGAAGAATGCCTCTTGCACAGCACGGGTTTGATGGCTTGGTTGGCGATGCGGGAGTTGGGTTCGAAGGTGTAA
- a CDS encoding transposase → MEPDQNIVFVDESSFCSASSSTKVYELIGHSPVLKEVNSVTERVYAISGITPRGELFSEVYRTAISTKQIIAFLKLCLNKMEGQLNIIWDNASIHKSKELKHFLRSDSQARNRLQLYSTPVYCPQYNPDEQVWNFLKSEFLKHRWCKTKSQLHKTVEAGLEYLAMMPDRIRAAFRHSDVKIMEY, encoded by the coding sequence ATGGAGCCAGATCAAAACATCGTTTTTGTAGATGAGAGCAGCTTTTGTAGTGCCTCTAGTTCTACTAAAGTCTATGAATTGATTGGACATAGTCCGGTACTCAAGGAAGTAAACAGTGTAACTGAAAGAGTTTATGCCATTAGCGGCATAACACCACGAGGAGAGTTGTTTAGTGAGGTTTACCGCACTGCTATTAGCACGAAGCAGATCATCGCTTTTTTAAAACTTTGCCTGAACAAAATGGAAGGTCAACTCAATATCATTTGGGACAATGCAAGTATCCACAAGAGTAAAGAGCTAAAACATTTTTTACGATCAGATTCACAAGCACGTAATCGCTTACAACTCTATTCAACCCCTGTATACTGCCCCCAGTACAACCCTGACGAACAGGTTTGGAACTTCTTGAAATCGGAATTCCTAAAGCACCGCTGGTGCAAAACTAAGAGCCAGCTTCACAAAACGGTAGAGGCTGGGCTGGAATACTTAGCGATGATGCCAGATAGAATCCGTGCGGCTTTTAGGCATTCCGATGTCAAAATAATGGAATATTAA